From Vicingus serpentipes, the proteins below share one genomic window:
- the paaZ gene encoding phenylacetic acid degradation bifunctional protein PaaZ yields the protein MKLQNYAQGRWVEGAEEGKPLFNALTGEQIATASSKGLDFAEMMHYARTVGGPALRKMDFQERGLMLKALALHLISQKKKFYTLSAATGATKVDSWIDIEGGIGNLFANASLRRQFGNETFYVDGDVAPLSKEGTFIGHHIMVPKQGVAIHINAFNFPIWGMLEKIAVNFMAGVPAIVKPATITSFLTELMVKEIIDSKILPEGALQLICGSANGILDHVQSQDVVTFTGSASTGQMLKSHPKLIEEAVPFNMEADSLNASILGEDAVPGTEEFDLFIKEVQREMTVKAGQKCTAVRRIIVPENLVEDVQIALGQRLAKTTIGDPSVEGVRMGSLAGQEQLREVKEKVELLAKTQEMVFGDMDNFEVTGADKNKGAFMSPILFLNNDPFNNTDCHNIEAFGPVSTIIPYKNLEEAIELAKMGKGSLVCSIVTNDDKIAKEFVMGAAAMHGRILILNAACAKESTGHGSPLPLLTHGGPGRAGGGEEMGGKRGVMHYMQRTAIQGSPTMLTKITNQYHYGAEQLEFDKHVFQRYFEEIQIGETVITRKHTVSETDIINFANVSGDNFYAHVDATSLEGTIFERNVAHGYWVLSKAAGLFVDGKKGPVLLNYGLDECRFTKPVYPGMTIGVRFTAKEKIAQEKKDEDDIKKGIVKFLVDVYDETGETVALATILTMVKFKNQD from the coding sequence ATGAAACTACAAAATTACGCTCAAGGCAGATGGGTTGAAGGAGCTGAAGAAGGAAAGCCTTTATTTAATGCACTTACAGGAGAACAAATTGCTACAGCATCAAGCAAAGGATTAGATTTTGCAGAAATGATGCACTATGCAAGAACTGTTGGTGGTCCAGCTCTTCGTAAAATGGATTTTCAGGAAAGAGGTTTAATGTTAAAAGCATTGGCTTTGCATTTAATTAGTCAAAAAAAGAAATTTTATACACTTAGTGCTGCTACTGGTGCAACAAAAGTTGATAGCTGGATTGATATTGAAGGTGGAATTGGAAACCTATTTGCAAACGCTAGCTTAAGAAGACAATTTGGTAACGAAACATTTTATGTAGATGGAGATGTTGCTCCATTATCTAAAGAAGGTACTTTTATTGGTCATCATATAATGGTACCAAAACAAGGAGTTGCTATACATATCAATGCTTTTAACTTCCCTATATGGGGAATGCTAGAAAAGATTGCTGTTAACTTTATGGCTGGAGTTCCTGCTATTGTAAAACCAGCAACCATTACCTCTTTCTTAACTGAATTAATGGTTAAAGAAATTATTGACTCTAAAATATTACCTGAAGGTGCTTTACAATTAATTTGTGGCTCCGCTAATGGAATTTTAGACCATGTGCAAAGTCAAGACGTAGTTACCTTTACTGGTTCTGCTTCTACTGGACAAATGTTAAAGTCTCATCCTAAATTAATTGAAGAAGCTGTTCCTTTTAATATGGAAGCTGATTCATTAAATGCATCTATACTAGGAGAAGATGCTGTCCCTGGAACAGAAGAATTTGATTTATTCATCAAAGAAGTACAACGTGAAATGACTGTAAAAGCTGGTCAGAAATGTACAGCTGTTAGAAGAATTATAGTTCCAGAAAATTTAGTAGAAGATGTACAAATAGCTCTAGGGCAACGTTTAGCTAAAACAACCATTGGTGACCCTTCTGTAGAAGGTGTTAGAATGGGTTCTTTAGCTGGACAAGAACAATTAAGAGAAGTAAAAGAAAAGGTTGAACTGTTAGCAAAAACTCAGGAAATGGTTTTTGGTGACATGGATAATTTTGAAGTAACTGGAGCGGATAAAAACAAAGGAGCATTTATGTCTCCTATCCTATTTTTAAATAATGATCCGTTTAATAATACCGATTGTCACAACATTGAAGCTTTTGGACCAGTTTCTACAATTATTCCTTACAAAAATTTAGAAGAAGCTATAGAATTAGCTAAAATGGGTAAAGGTTCATTGGTTTGTTCTATTGTAACAAACGATGATAAAATTGCTAAAGAATTCGTCATGGGAGCTGCTGCAATGCATGGACGTATATTAATATTAAATGCAGCTTGTGCTAAAGAAAGTACTGGACATGGTTCTCCTCTCCCGCTATTAACTCATGGTGGTCCTGGTCGTGCAGGAGGTGGAGAAGAAATGGGTGGTAAACGTGGTGTAATGCATTATATGCAACGAACTGCAATTCAAGGTTCACCAACTATGCTTACTAAAATTACCAATCAATACCATTATGGAGCAGAACAGTTAGAATTTGATAAACATGTTTTTCAGCGTTATTTTGAAGAAATCCAAATTGGAGAAACTGTAATAACAAGAAAGCATACTGTTTCAGAAACTGACATTATAAACTTTGCAAATGTGAGTGGAGATAATTTTTACGCTCATGTAGATGCTACTTCTTTAGAAGGAACAATATTTGAACGCAATGTTGCTCATGGTTATTGGGTATTATCTAAAGCTGCCGGTTTATTTGTTGATGGAAAAAAAGGACCTGTTTTATTAAATTATGGCTTGGACGAATGTAGATTTACAAAACCTGTTTATCCAGGGATGACAATAGGAGTTCGATTTACAGCTAAAGAAAAAATTGCTCAAGAGAAAAAAGATGAGGATGATATCAAAAAGGGAATTGTAAAATTCTTAGTTGATGTTTATGATGAAACTGGAGAAACGGTAGCTTTAGCGACCATTTTAACAATGGTTAAATTTAAAAATCAAGATTAA
- a CDS encoding VOC family protein, with amino-acid sequence MSLNSLTPNLMVNDVEETLEYYTDLLGFTLLRTVPETGKLDWAMVKRNDVLLMFQSTKSLTNSVPKLKSQKPGGGLTFYIKVDRITELHEELYNNEVEIISDLESTFYDTIEFSIVDVNGYVLTFSEEK; translated from the coding sequence ATGAGTTTAAATTCACTTACCCCTAACCTAATGGTTAACGATGTTGAAGAAACATTAGAATACTATACAGATTTATTAGGTTTTACTTTATTAAGAACTGTACCCGAAACTGGAAAATTAGATTGGGCTATGGTAAAACGTAATGATGTTCTTTTAATGTTTCAGTCAACTAAAAGTTTGACTAATTCAGTACCTAAACTAAAGTCTCAAAAGCCAGGAGGTGGATTAACTTTTTACATTAAAGTTGATAGAATTACTGAATTACATGAAGAACTATATAACAATGAAGTAGAAATTATTTCAGATTTAGAAAGTACATTTTATGATACAATTGAATTTTCTATAGTTGACGTAAATGGCTATGTATTAACATTTTCTGAAGAAAAATAA
- a CDS encoding enoyl-CoA hydratase/isomerase family protein yields MTTAIEQGTVEFVINDKGIATIEFYHPMSNSLPGKVLNKLANTITEVGNNDKVKVIILKSKGDRAFCAGASFDELISINDLETGKVFFSGFANVINAARKCPKFIIGRVQGKAVGGGVGMASAVDFCYATKHASVKLSELAVGIGPFVVGPAVERKVGTSAMSMMAINATEWYPADWAKEKGLYAEVSESIEEMDAAIEVLANKLASSNPQAMSMLKKVFWEGTENWDTLLVERAAMSGELVLSEFTRNAINAFKKK; encoded by the coding sequence ATGACAACAGCAATAGAACAAGGAACAGTAGAATTTGTAATTAACGACAAAGGAATTGCAACTATTGAGTTTTACCATCCTATGAGTAATTCATTACCTGGCAAAGTTTTAAATAAATTAGCCAACACAATTACAGAAGTTGGCAACAATGATAAAGTAAAAGTTATTATTTTAAAATCGAAAGGTGATAGAGCTTTTTGTGCAGGTGCAAGTTTTGATGAATTAATTTCAATAAACGACTTAGAAACTGGAAAAGTCTTTTTCTCTGGTTTTGCTAATGTAATAAATGCTGCAAGGAAATGCCCTAAATTTATAATTGGCCGAGTGCAAGGAAAAGCTGTTGGAGGTGGTGTTGGCATGGCTAGTGCAGTTGATTTTTGTTACGCTACAAAGCATGCTTCAGTTAAGTTAAGTGAACTTGCAGTTGGTATTGGTCCTTTTGTAGTAGGACCAGCTGTTGAACGAAAAGTTGGTACATCTGCAATGAGTATGATGGCCATAAATGCAACAGAATGGTATCCTGCTGATTGGGCAAAAGAAAAAGGTTTATATGCTGAAGTTTCTGAATCAATTGAAGAAATGGATGCTGCAATAGAAGTTTTAGCAAATAAATTGGCTTCTTCTAATCCTCAAGCAATGAGCATGCTTAAAAAAGTATTTTGGGAAGGAACTGAAAACTGGGATACTTTATTGGTTGAACGAGCTGCAATGAGTGGAGAATTAGTACTTTCTGAGTTTACACGAAATGCGATTAATGCTTTTAAGAAAAAATAG
- a CDS encoding OmpA family protein → MKQILITLLFNYILLCSLTAQETVLVNEEFNDNSFGWYENNGENIKCEVKNGTYLIKNKTESSRWIYQGLSDLAPDTENFTIEIKLKQSSGEKGYGFGILFSMYGDNSSYQKFLITSNKDYKLDHFYSEKSHIMVDYKKTEAINEGYNYNVLKVVKTANIVAYFINDELVYKTGKFSYYGSRIAFFLGNKMEMEIDYLKVTKTPRNINLVKGANNIGDKIKLSNKINTDEYDELVPIISADGKTLYCVRADTPENVGDPKDDQDIWYSTLEENGEWSTLKNFGKPLNNTGNNFLVSASPDNNSLIVANTYKPDGSKNTSGLSISNKTVDGWEVPKAFVIEDNYNDNNYVAYFLCSDNKTLILSVERKEGAGEKDLYVSFIKDDNTWSKPKNLGLTVNTFEDETNPFVAADNKTLYFSSKGHYGYGSYDVFVSKRLDDTWTNWSKPQNLGSKVNSPSSELGYFLDASGEYAYLSSGGDICKIENSEKPEAVVLISGITYNKKTAKPMTAKIKYYDLEANVELGIANSDPVTGEYKIILPAGKKYSFVAQQDNFYPISENLDLKQLIAYAEQTKDLFLLPIEKGEVIRLNNIFFEFNEAKLKSESFNELDRLFDILVQNNELKIEISGHTDDKGSDEYNRSLSKSRANSVMDYLTSKGIDKVRLSAVGYGESNPVVANDNDDNRAINRRVEFKVM, encoded by the coding sequence ATGAAACAGATATTAATAACATTACTTTTCAATTATATTTTACTTTGTTCTTTAACTGCTCAAGAAACAGTTTTAGTTAATGAAGAATTTAATGACAATTCATTTGGTTGGTATGAAAACAATGGAGAAAACATTAAATGTGAAGTGAAAAATGGCACATATTTAATAAAAAATAAAACAGAAAGTTCAAGATGGATTTATCAAGGTTTATCTGATTTAGCTCCCGATACAGAAAATTTTACAATTGAAATAAAGTTAAAACAAAGCTCTGGAGAAAAAGGATATGGTTTTGGGATATTATTTTCTATGTATGGCGATAATAGCTCTTATCAAAAGTTTTTAATTACCTCTAATAAAGATTATAAATTAGATCACTTTTATAGTGAAAAAAGCCATATTATGGTCGACTATAAAAAAACAGAAGCCATAAATGAAGGTTACAATTACAACGTTTTAAAAGTAGTAAAAACTGCAAATATTGTAGCTTATTTTATCAATGACGAGTTAGTTTATAAAACAGGAAAGTTCAGCTATTATGGATCGAGAATAGCATTTTTCCTTGGAAATAAAATGGAAATGGAAATTGACTATTTAAAAGTCACTAAAACTCCAAGAAATATAAATCTTGTTAAAGGAGCTAATAATATAGGCGATAAAATTAAGCTGAGCAACAAAATAAATACTGATGAATATGATGAATTAGTACCTATTATTTCAGCTGATGGAAAAACTTTATACTGTGTAAGAGCCGACACTCCTGAAAATGTAGGAGATCCAAAAGATGACCAAGATATTTGGTACTCTACACTTGAAGAAAATGGTGAATGGAGTACTCTTAAAAATTTTGGAAAACCTTTAAATAATACTGGGAACAACTTTCTAGTTTCAGCCTCTCCTGACAACAATTCACTAATCGTAGCCAATACATATAAGCCTGATGGTTCAAAAAACACTTCCGGACTATCAATTTCAAATAAAACAGTAGATGGATGGGAAGTACCTAAAGCTTTTGTTATTGAAGATAATTATAATGACAATAATTATGTTGCCTATTTTTTATGTTCAGATAATAAAACACTTATACTATCTGTTGAACGAAAGGAAGGTGCTGGTGAAAAAGATTTATATGTAAGCTTTATAAAAGATGATAATACTTGGAGTAAACCTAAAAATTTAGGTTTGACTGTAAATACTTTTGAAGATGAGACAAATCCTTTTGTAGCTGCTGATAACAAAACTTTATATTTTTCATCAAAAGGACATTATGGATATGGTTCTTATGATGTTTTCGTTTCAAAAAGACTTGATGATACTTGGACTAACTGGAGCAAACCACAAAATTTAGGTTCAAAAGTAAATTCTCCATCAAGTGAATTAGGTTATTTTTTAGATGCCTCTGGTGAATATGCTTATTTATCTTCAGGTGGAGATATATGTAAAATTGAAAACTCAGAAAAACCTGAAGCTGTAGTATTAATATCTGGGATAACTTACAATAAGAAAACAGCTAAACCTATGACTGCAAAAATCAAGTATTATGATTTAGAAGCAAATGTTGAACTTGGTATTGCTAATTCTGATCCTGTTACTGGTGAATATAAAATTATTTTACCTGCTGGTAAAAAATACAGTTTCGTTGCTCAACAGGATAACTTTTACCCTATAAGTGAAAATTTAGATTTAAAACAGCTAATAGCATATGCTGAACAAACAAAAGATTTATTCTTATTACCTATTGAAAAAGGTGAAGTAATTCGATTAAATAATATCTTTTTCGAGTTTAATGAAGCAAAACTAAAAAGCGAATCTTTTAATGAGTTAGATAGATTATTCGATATTTTAGTTCAGAATAATGAATTAAAAATTGAAATCAGTGGACATACAGATGACAAAGGGAGTGATGAATACAACAGAAGTCTATCAAAAAGTAGAGCTAATTCAGTTATGGATTATCTAACATCTAAAGGAATTGATAAGGTTAGATTATCAGCTGTAGGATATGGAGAATCAAATCCTGTTGTTGCTAACGATAATGATGATAATAGAGCAATTAACCGAAGGGTTGAATTTAAAGTAATGTAA
- a CDS encoding branched-chain amino acid aminotransferase — protein sequence MSKISIEKISQSKITEVDFNNIVFGKQFSDHMFVADYKDGKWSDFKILPFGKIEVSPACAALHYGQAVFEGMKAYKNEQNEVLLFRPLDNAKRLNISAKRLCMPEIPEDIFMEGLTQLIKLDSEWVPKTEGSSLYIRPYMFASEQLLGVRPADEYKFIIFTAPVNSYYAEPVNVKIETSYSRATEGGVGYAKAAGNYAAALYPAKLGQDAGYQQLIWTDSVNHEYIEESGTMNVMFHIGDKLITPNLDFKTTLAGITRNSVLTLAKDLGITVEERRVSVTEVINAAKEGVLKDVFGTGTAATIAQVASITFKDDKYVLPKIEERELSNKLAKMLQEIKHEKIEDKYSWIHKI from the coding sequence ATGAGTAAGATTTCGATTGAAAAAATTTCTCAATCAAAAATAACAGAAGTAGATTTTAATAACATTGTATTTGGAAAACAATTTTCTGATCACATGTTTGTGGCAGATTATAAAGATGGTAAGTGGTCTGATTTTAAAATATTGCCTTTTGGCAAAATTGAAGTAAGCCCTGCTTGTGCTGCTTTGCATTACGGGCAAGCAGTTTTTGAAGGAATGAAGGCTTATAAAAATGAACAAAATGAAGTTTTACTTTTTAGACCATTAGACAATGCTAAAAGATTAAATATTTCAGCAAAGCGATTATGTATGCCTGAAATTCCAGAAGATATTTTTATGGAAGGTTTAACTCAACTAATCAAACTTGATTCAGAATGGGTTCCTAAAACAGAAGGAAGTTCTCTATATATTAGACCTTATATGTTTGCTAGCGAACAACTTTTAGGGGTTAGACCAGCAGATGAATATAAGTTTATCATTTTTACTGCACCAGTTAATTCTTATTATGCAGAACCTGTAAATGTTAAAATTGAAACTTCTTATTCTAGAGCAACAGAAGGAGGAGTTGGATATGCTAAAGCAGCAGGTAATTATGCTGCAGCTTTATATCCTGCAAAGCTAGGTCAAGATGCTGGTTATCAGCAGTTAATTTGGACAGACTCTGTAAATCATGAATATATTGAAGAGTCAGGAACGATGAATGTTATGTTCCATATTGGAGATAAATTAATCACGCCAAATCTTGATTTTAAAACTACATTAGCAGGAATAACCAGAAATAGCGTTTTAACTTTAGCTAAAGATTTGGGTATTACCGTTGAGGAACGAAGAGTTTCTGTAACAGAAGTTATTAATGCTGCCAAAGAAGGTGTTTTGAAAGATGTTTTTGGAACAGGTACTGCAGCAACTATTGCTCAGGTTGCTTCTATTACATTTAAAGATGACAAATATGTTTTACCAAAAATTGAAGAGAGAGAGTTATCAAATAAACTAGCTAAAATGCTTCAAGAAATAAAGCACGAGAAAATAGAAGATAAATACAGTTGGATTCATAAAATCTAA
- the cmk gene encoding (d)CMP kinase, translating into MNKIIIAIDGYSSCGKSTLAKQIAKELNYVYIDTGAMYRAVSLYALQKGFIVNNVLEVTKLLAALPSIKISFSYNLAQSKSETFLNGVNVEQDIRTIEISNHVSKVAQIKEVREKMVDLQRAMGDDKGLVMDGRDIGSVVFPNAELKLFMTASPKIRAQRRFDELKAKGDKVSFEDVMANIVLRDNDDTSRTENPLIKSPDAIVIDNSDITQEEQFELALNYAKNIIG; encoded by the coding sequence ATGAATAAAATAATTATTGCAATTGATGGATATTCTTCATGTGGAAAAAGTACGCTCGCAAAGCAGATTGCCAAAGAGTTAAATTATGTTTACATTGATACTGGTGCTATGTATAGAGCTGTTTCTTTATATGCTTTACAAAAAGGATTTATAGTTAATAATGTCTTAGAAGTTACTAAGCTTTTAGCAGCCTTACCATCGATTAAAATTTCTTTTTCATATAACCTAGCCCAAAGTAAATCAGAAACATTTTTAAATGGAGTTAATGTTGAACAAGATATTAGAACTATAGAAATTTCTAATCATGTTAGTAAAGTTGCTCAAATAAAGGAAGTGAGAGAAAAAATGGTTGATTTACAACGTGCCATGGGAGATGATAAAGGTTTGGTAATGGATGGAAGAGATATTGGATCTGTTGTTTTTCCAAATGCTGAATTAAAGTTGTTTATGACTGCTAGCCCTAAAATAAGAGCTCAACGAAGATTTGATGAGTTAAAAGCAAAAGGAGATAAGGTTTCTTTTGAAGATGTTATGGCTAATATAGTTTTAAGAGATAACGATGATACAAGTAGAACTGAAAACCCTCTAATAAAATCTCCAGATGCAATAGTAATTGATAATTCAGATATTACTCAAGAAGAACAATTTGAATTAGCATTGAATTATGCTAAAAACATTATCGGTTAA
- the porQ gene encoding type IX secretion system protein PorQ — protein MKNLLIVFLAIICLPAFSQNGGDNTYEFLNVPVSARVGALGGTAIAIKDGDANLGLNNPSLLSPDMHSTVSLTYLNYFADINYGFVSYTSDFKKLGTFSTGLKYISYGKFTEADEGGNVLGEFSVGEYALVLGWGKSIDTSFSVGANLKPIYSNLYTYNSFGLAADFSATYQFHKRQITTALVVKNIGSQITTYADNGEREPLPFEVQFGISKKLKYVPLRLSLTLNNLENWNLAYNDSTYLTNSNTNLSEEEKDERNKSSFLKESLRHIVLGAEIIPSKNFNLRFGFNFKRRSELAIEEKPGLVGFSWGVGFRLNRFQINYGSARYHLAGSSNHITISTNISQSYKRDIKVYKEPKEKKEKKSKKNKEEEI, from the coding sequence ATGAAAAACCTATTAATTGTTTTTTTAGCTATAATTTGTTTGCCTGCTTTTAGTCAAAATGGAGGTGATAACACTTATGAGTTTTTAAATGTTCCTGTTTCAGCAAGAGTCGGAGCTTTAGGAGGAACAGCAATAGCAATTAAAGATGGAGATGCTAATTTAGGATTAAATAATCCTTCTCTTCTTTCTCCAGATATGCATTCAACGGTTAGTTTAACCTATTTGAATTACTTTGCTGATATTAATTATGGCTTTGTTTCTTACACAAGTGATTTTAAGAAACTCGGAACATTTTCAACAGGATTAAAATACATTTCTTACGGTAAATTTACAGAAGCCGATGAAGGAGGTAATGTGTTAGGAGAATTTTCAGTAGGGGAGTATGCATTAGTTTTAGGTTGGGGTAAAAGTATCGACACTTCTTTTTCAGTAGGAGCTAATTTAAAACCTATTTATAGTAATTTATATACATACAATTCTTTTGGCTTGGCGGCCGATTTTTCTGCAACTTACCAATTTCATAAAAGACAAATTACTACGGCATTAGTAGTTAAAAATATTGGTAGTCAAATTACAACTTATGCTGATAATGGAGAAAGAGAGCCATTACCATTTGAGGTTCAGTTTGGAATATCCAAAAAATTAAAATATGTGCCATTAAGATTGTCGCTAACATTAAACAATTTAGAGAATTGGAATTTAGCTTATAACGATTCGACTTACTTAACTAATTCTAACACTAATTTAAGTGAAGAAGAAAAAGACGAACGAAATAAATCAAGCTTTTTAAAGGAGTCTTTAAGACATATCGTTTTAGGAGCAGAAATAATTCCATCTAAGAATTTTAATTTAAGATTTGGTTTTAATTTTAAACGTCGTTCAGAATTGGCAATAGAAGAAAAACCAGGATTAGTTGGTTTTAGTTGGGGGGTTGGTTTTAGGCTAAATAGATTTCAAATTAATTATGGAAGTGCTCGCTACCATTTAGCAGGGTCATCTAATCATATTACAATTTCAACTAATATTTCCCAATCGTATAAACGAGATATTAAAGTTTATAAAGAACCTAAAGAGAAAAAAGAGAAGAAATCCAAAAAGAATAAAGAAGAGGAAATATGA
- a CDS encoding PP2C family protein-serine/threonine phosphatase, whose product MLKKLFRVITVLLLVLFISNNAYSNRKDTLITFTGKVYENKIDTDKKITYKNAIFKLVKTSVDFFVSNTADKTVVNCYLGNKIIYSDTVKADGVFSIPLNYEKQYRVEFVKENYYVSSVSINTKGVPQRLYKKGFLINTELDVIKKHPKQEQFDFDMMKIAFNDKRAEFLVDEAHSQYVQEELEAIRINVTKAVAIDKEVNRLSEETRLKYTNILETEKVKANQERARIIKNANHIADSILNYAQTKSQEIEQFASRQFIPTNSSAKKDSLKSNSNIDFSDGADMGLIMSGSIELGTKKDQVENARKSLELAKLKATTKMDSLLIIEREAKILAAENAILIAEQKLKDAEKEISAQNAELEMEKMLKNIMIFGLLGLIVLAIVFFRIIKQKKKDNKIIMQQKLEVEEQHKEITDSINYAERIQAAVLTSKDEWNKISKEHFVLFKPRDIVSGDFFWAHHNEEKNISIWATADCTGHGVPGAFMSMLGIGFLNEIVIENGIVKPNEILNELRSKIIKALVKNKADIEQKDGMDISLCILDKNTNTLEFSGANNSIWILKNHADLSSEEIENSKTIIHPTNEKAIIEIKADKQPVGAYVENIKPFNSSYVKLNKDDVVISFTDGYPDQFGGIKGKKLKYKPFKQFFLDNSSHSLENLKLNLEHSFNDWKGDLEQIDDVCVVAVKV is encoded by the coding sequence ATGTTAAAGAAGTTATTTAGAGTTATCACTGTTCTTCTTTTAGTTCTATTCATAAGTAATAATGCTTATTCAAATAGAAAAGATACACTAATTACATTTACAGGTAAAGTGTATGAAAATAAGATAGATACAGATAAAAAAATCACATACAAAAATGCGATTTTTAAATTGGTAAAAACTTCTGTTGATTTTTTCGTTTCAAATACTGCTGATAAAACGGTTGTAAATTGCTATTTGGGTAATAAGATTATTTATAGCGATACAGTTAAAGCCGATGGTGTTTTTTCTATCCCCCTTAATTATGAGAAACAATATAGAGTAGAATTTGTTAAAGAAAACTATTATGTAAGTAGTGTTTCTATCAATACAAAAGGAGTTCCTCAACGACTTTATAAAAAAGGTTTTCTAATTAATACAGAGCTTGATGTAATAAAAAAACATCCAAAACAAGAGCAATTTGATTTTGATATGATGAAAATTGCTTTTAATGATAAAAGAGCTGAATTTTTAGTTGATGAGGCACACAGTCAATATGTTCAGGAGGAATTAGAGGCGATAAGAATTAATGTTACTAAAGCAGTTGCTATAGATAAAGAAGTTAATCGATTAAGTGAAGAGACAAGGTTAAAATACACAAATATTTTAGAAACTGAGAAAGTTAAAGCAAATCAAGAAAGAGCTAGAATTATTAAAAATGCGAACCATATTGCGGATTCTATATTGAACTATGCTCAAACAAAATCTCAAGAAATAGAACAATTTGCATCTAGACAATTTATACCAACTAATTCGTCAGCAAAAAAAGATTCGCTAAAAAGTAACTCAAACATTGATTTTTCTGATGGTGCTGATATGGGGCTTATCATGTCAGGGAGTATTGAGTTAGGAACAAAAAAAGACCAGGTAGAAAATGCAAGAAAATCATTAGAATTAGCAAAATTAAAAGCTACTACTAAAATGGATAGCCTTTTAATTATAGAAAGAGAGGCTAAAATTCTAGCTGCTGAAAATGCGATTTTAATTGCTGAGCAAAAATTAAAAGATGCGGAAAAAGAAATAAGTGCACAAAATGCTGAACTTGAAATGGAAAAAATGTTGAAAAACATTATGATTTTTGGACTTTTGGGATTGATAGTTTTAGCAATTGTATTTTTTAGAATAATTAAACAAAAGAAAAAAGACAATAAAATTATTATGCAGCAAAAGCTTGAAGTTGAAGAGCAGCATAAAGAAATTACAGATAGTATTAATTATGCTGAACGAATTCAAGCGGCTGTTTTAACAAGCAAAGATGAATGGAATAAGATAAGTAAAGAACATTTTGTATTATTTAAACCTAGAGATATTGTTAGTGGAGATTTCTTTTGGGCACATCATAATGAAGAAAAAAATATTTCTATATGGGCAACTGCAGACTGTACAGGACATGGTGTGCCAGGAGCTTTTATGAGTATGCTAGGAATAGGCTTTTTAAATGAGATAGTTATAGAAAATGGTATCGTAAAACCAAATGAAATACTAAATGAATTAAGGTCAAAAATTATTAAGGCTCTAGTTAAAAATAAAGCTGACATTGAACAAAAAGATGGAATGGATATTTCACTTTGTATACTTGATAAAAACACAAATACATTAGAATTTTCTGGGGCAAACAATTCAATATGGATTTTAAAAAATCATGCTGATTTATCTAGCGAAGAGATTGAAAATAGTAAAACAATAATTCATCCAACAAACGAAAAAGCTATTATTGAAATAAAAGCAGACAAGCAGCCTGTTGGAGCTTATGTTGAAAATATTAAACCATTTAATTCATCTTATGTTAAGCTTAATAAAGATGATGTAGTTATTTCATTTACTGATGGTTATCCAGATCAATTTGGTGGTATAAAAGGAAAGAAACTTAAATATAAGCCTTTCAAACAATTCTTTTTAGATAATTCATCACATTCTTTAGAGAACTTAAAACTAAACTTAGAGCATTCATTTAATGATTGGAAAGGTGATTTAGAACAAATAGATGATGTATGTGTAGTTGCGGTTAAGGTTTAA